One Microlunatus soli genomic window carries:
- a CDS encoding glutamate synthase subunit beta, with amino-acid sequence MADPRGFMKTDRQSATRRPVEERVQDWHEVYPGSPGRALLPIISEQAGRCMDCGIPFCHTGCPLGNLIPEWNDLVWRGDWDAALERLHATNNFPEFTGRLCPAPCEDACVVAIADDAVTIKNVEVSIIDKGWDTGKVRPQVTEWHTGSTVAVIGSGPAGLAAAQQLTRAGHTVAVLERDDKPGGLLRYGIPEYKMEKSVLERRLDQMREEGTHFKCGVEVGKDISGPSLRGRFDAVIVATGATVPRKLEVPGADLNGVHDAMDYLTQANRVAVGEQVTDQISAAGKNVVIIGGGDTGNDCLGTAIRQGAKSILQLEHNVEPPTRRAEHEPWPTYPRILRVSPANEEGGERIFKAATIEVSGDDAGNATGIKIVEVVRENGVNTAVEGTEQFLAADLVLLAMGYTGPEADLLEQLGVPTDSRTRAVRNNDYSTSVDGVFVAGDAGRGQSLIVWAIAEGRACAATVDKYLSGSSKLPRPVLADAQPIGR; translated from the coding sequence ATGGCTGATCCACGAGGATTCATGAAGACCGATCGGCAGTCGGCCACCCGCCGTCCGGTGGAGGAGCGGGTCCAGGACTGGCACGAGGTCTATCCGGGTAGCCCCGGCCGGGCGCTGCTGCCGATCATCTCCGAGCAGGCCGGACGGTGCATGGACTGCGGGATTCCGTTCTGTCACACCGGATGCCCGTTGGGCAACCTGATCCCGGAGTGGAACGATCTGGTCTGGCGCGGCGACTGGGACGCCGCGCTGGAGCGGCTGCACGCCACCAACAACTTCCCCGAGTTCACCGGCCGGCTCTGCCCGGCGCCGTGCGAGGACGCCTGCGTGGTGGCCATCGCCGACGACGCGGTGACGATCAAGAACGTCGAGGTCTCGATCATCGACAAGGGCTGGGACACCGGCAAGGTGCGCCCGCAGGTCACCGAGTGGCACACCGGCAGCACGGTCGCGGTGATCGGGTCGGGGCCGGCCGGATTGGCCGCTGCCCAGCAACTGACCCGGGCCGGGCACACCGTCGCGGTGCTGGAGCGCGACGACAAGCCGGGCGGGCTGCTGCGCTACGGGATCCCCGAATACAAGATGGAGAAGTCGGTGCTGGAGCGCCGGCTCGACCAGATGCGGGAGGAAGGCACCCACTTCAAGTGCGGTGTCGAGGTCGGCAAGGACATCTCCGGCCCCTCGCTGCGCGGTCGCTTCGACGCCGTGATCGTGGCCACCGGTGCAACCGTTCCGCGCAAGCTGGAGGTGCCCGGCGCCGACCTGAACGGCGTCCACGACGCGATGGACTACCTGACCCAGGCCAATCGGGTCGCGGTCGGTGAACAGGTCACAGATCAGATCTCCGCAGCCGGCAAGAACGTGGTGATCATCGGTGGCGGTGACACCGGCAACGACTGCCTCGGGACCGCGATCCGGCAGGGTGCGAAGTCGATCCTGCAGCTGGAGCACAACGTCGAGCCGCCGACCCGCCGGGCCGAGCACGAGCCGTGGCCGACCTATCCGCGGATCCTGCGGGTGTCGCCGGCCAACGAAGAAGGTGGCGAGCGGATCTTCAAGGCCGCCACCATCGAGGTCTCCGGCGACGACGCGGGAAACGCTACCGGGATCAAGATCGTCGAGGTGGTCCGGGAGAACGGCGTGAACACCGCAGTCGAGGGCACCGAGCAATTCCTGGCCGCCGATCTGGTGCTGCTGGCGATGGGGTACACCGGCCCGGAGGCAGACCTGCTGGAGCAGCTCGGCGTGCCGACCGACAGCCGTACCCGAGCGGTCCGCAACAACGACTACAGCACCTCGGTCGACGGCGTGTTCGTCGCCGGCGATGCCGGTCGTGGACAGTCCTTGATCGTCTGGGCGATCGCCGAAGGACGGGCCTGCGCCGCCACCGTCGACAAATACCTGTCCGGCTCGAGCAAGCTGCCCCGACCGGTGCTGGCCGACGCCCAGCCGATCGGCCGCTGA